Below is a genomic region from Isosphaeraceae bacterium EP7.
AAGGACCTGGACAAGGACCGCCGTGAGCTGGTGGCCCCGCTCGACGCCATGGGGGGTGCCCTGGAAGACGCGATCGTCAAGCTGGCTACGCCCGAGCAGGCCAAGGCCGTCGCACCCTTCGCGCCGCCGCCGACCCAGGTCGACCAGATCAACCTGACGACCAAGTACGCGATGGTGATCTTCGGCACCTGCATGATCCTCGGCCTGTTCACCCCCGTGGCCGCGCTCGGCCTGGTCTGGTTCCTGGCCATGTTCTACTTCAGCCTTCCCCCCTGGCCGGGCGTGCCCAGCCCGCCCAACAGCGAGGGGCACTACTGGATCGTCAACAAGAACCTCATCGAGCTGCTGGCCTGCCTGGTCGTCGCCAGCACCCCCAGCGGCCTCTGGGTCGGCCTGGATGCCCTGATCTTCGGCCGCTTCGCCCGCCGACGCGCCATGCGTGCCGCCGAGCGGCGAGCCGAACGCGATCTCGCATCGTCAGTCTAAATTGTCCCGATTCGTTTGATCATCCGCCCGGCAGCCTAACCGATCCGACACGATCACCCAGAGGGATCCAGCCATGTACCTGACGCCTGAGCAGCGGGCCCTGGGCCGAGACAACGCCAACGTCGTGATCGGCTCCACCCGGCGCGACTTCCTCAAGGCCGCCGCGGCCGTCCCCGCCGCCGGCGCCTTCTACTTCGGCTACGAGAAGATGGGGGACAAGCCCGCCGTCCGCGCCGCCATCATCGGCACCGGCAACGAAGGCTGCCAGGCGATGATCCGCGACCACAACCGCGAATACGTCAACTACATCGGCTTCTGCGACGCACGCCCCAGCCAGCAGGCCCGCGCCCGCGAGGAATTCTCCAAGCACAAGGACTACACCAAGGACGACGTCGCAAAGCTCAAGAGCTACGCCGACTACAAGGAGATGCTCGCCGACCCCGACGTCGAGATGGTCGTCATCGCGCTGCCGCTCTGGCTGCACGCCCCCATCGCCATCGAGGCCATGAAGGCCGGCAAGCACGTCTTCTGCGAGAAGCTGATGGCCCACAATGTGGGCGAGTGCAAGGAGATGGTCCGCACCGCGCACGACAAGAACAGGCTCCTCGCCATCGGCCACCAGCGCCACTACTCAGCCCTGTACGACAACGCCAACTACCTCGTCCAGAACGGCCACCTCGGCGAGATCCGCCACATCCGCGCCCTCTGGCACCGCAACAACGCCATCCCCATGATCGAGAAGGACAAGGACGGCAAGCTCCGCTACGACGGCAAGGGCGACCCCGTCTACCTCCGCGACGACGCCGGCAACGTCCGCTACTACGACTCCTGGAAGCCCGACATCCCCGAGGCCGACAGCAAGATCGACTTCGCCAAGTACGGCTACAAGAGCCTGGACGAGCTGATCCGCTGGCGGCTCTACGATCGGACGGGCGCGGGCCTGATGGCCGAGCTGGGAAGCCACCAGCTCGACGCCTGCTCGATCTTCCTGGGCAAGATCCACCCGCTCTCCGTCAGCGGCGTCGGCGGCTCGTTCTTCTTCCGCGACGGCCGCGAGGTTGACGACCACGTCTTCGTCACTTTCGAGTTCCCCGGCAAGGAGGGGCCGAAGGACAAAGACCGTGTGGTGGTCACCTACTCGTCGATCAACACCAACGCGTTCGAGCCCTACGGCGAGACCGTCATGGGCACCCGCGGCACGATGATCGTCGAGCAGGAGCGCGAGATCATGCTCTTCAA
It encodes:
- a CDS encoding DoxX family protein, yielding MLLRIAIGWHFLYEGLDKFKVNEGGKTFSAEGYLRGSAGPFASHFRNLVPDVDSLGKLDLDTLKKSWHTRADQIAAHYGYDGAQRARLDAELKDTEAKADDWFQAKENAEKGKKYKSDLGKVLAIEANPGSMSYERERAASSRKDLDKDRRELVAPLDAMGGALEDAIVKLATPEQAKAVAPFAPPPTQVDQINLTTKYAMVIFGTCMILGLFTPVAALGLVWFLAMFYFSLPPWPGVPSPPNSEGHYWIVNKNLIELLACLVVASTPSGLWVGLDALIFGRFARRRAMRAAERRAERDLASSV
- a CDS encoding Gfo/Idh/MocA family oxidoreductase, whose protein sequence is MYLTPEQRALGRDNANVVIGSTRRDFLKAAAAVPAAGAFYFGYEKMGDKPAVRAAIIGTGNEGCQAMIRDHNREYVNYIGFCDARPSQQARAREEFSKHKDYTKDDVAKLKSYADYKEMLADPDVEMVVIALPLWLHAPIAIEAMKAGKHVFCEKLMAHNVGECKEMVRTAHDKNRLLAIGHQRHYSALYDNANYLVQNGHLGEIRHIRALWHRNNAIPMIEKDKDGKLRYDGKGDPVYLRDDAGNVRYYDSWKPDIPEADSKIDFAKYGYKSLDELIRWRLYDRTGAGLMAELGSHQLDACSIFLGKIHPLSVSGVGGSFFFRDGREVDDHVFVTFEFPGKEGPKDKDRVVVTYSSINTNAFEPYGETVMGTRGTMIVEQEREIMLFKEADRNKSGGGPSRTTSVTVETKAGGKPTVEASPTAAGPSAASSLGGLATADPSRGYREELEHFAYCIRHGDASNYHADEKHRPRCRGEVALADAVIALTSNLAMRQRRRIEYDERWFDYTSPEVPEGAAGTIARS